The following proteins are encoded in a genomic region of Enoplosus armatus isolate fEnoArm2 chromosome 11, fEnoArm2.hap1, whole genome shotgun sequence:
- the slc15a2 gene encoding solute carrier family 15 member 2 produces MNKKLCGTNYPASICFIVVNEFCERFSYYGMKAVLTLYFLTYLHWDKNLSTAVYHAFSSLCYFTPILGALIADSWLGKFKTIIYLSIVYVIGHVVKSVGAIPVVGNRDVHIALSMVGLILIAFGTGGIKPCVSAFGGDQFEEEHVSERQKFFSIFYMSINAGSLLSTVITPMLRGDVQCFGGDCYALAFGVPAALMVVALVVFSAGSGLYKRNPPQGNILLEVCNCIGFAIKNRWNRSKNDPQRKHWLDWAEDKYSKRLIQEIKMVLRVLVLYIPLPMFWALFDQQGSRWTLQATRMNMAFGDSFVIKPDQMQMLNALLILLFVPIFDLLIYPLAGLCRIKITPLRKMATGMIFAALAFGAATLVEVNVVKTVVDPAPAGKCLLQVFNLAGGNVTLKIPGSDTFPEPIQYLQDPPKYEMLPLAASGKEMKIQVTLNGETSECNHTLDQQKAYSLILYSETPGIRCKLVDDYIKKNEDGNPLLRFLNTQPEALSLTVGDVTFHVPSGYSMSPNKTVDRGEYPDVSCSSQSVKCSNLDLGLLDFGASYTVILTEESGQIVAHKLEDVKANNVHIAWQIPQYVLITIGEVMFSITGLEFSYSQAPVNMKSVLQAGWLLTVAFGNVIVLIVAEGAGLEQWKEFLLFACLLLGVCIIFSVMAYFYTYVDPDQLNKVYLEEAEREEDDDQDDVKEKTNDMHLKKQRKSTRL; encoded by the exons ATGAATAAG AAACTATGTGGGACCAATTACCCGGCCAGCATCTGCTTCATAGTGGTGAATGAGTTCTGTGAGCGCTTCTCCTACTATGGCATGAAAG cGGTGCTGACGCTCTACTTCCTCACCTACCTGCACTGGGACAAGAACCTCTCCACCGCTGTCTACCACGCCTTCAGTAGCCTCTGCTACTTCACACCCATACTGGGAGCTCTCATCGCAGACTCCTGGCTCGGAAAATTCAA GACCATCATCTACCTGTCCATTGTCTACGTGATCGGCCATGTGGTCAAGTCGGTCGGAGCCATTCCCGTTGTGGGAAACAGAGATGTGCACAT cgcTCTGTCCATGGTGGGTCTTATACTCATAGCCTTCGGCACCGGAGGAATCAAACCCTGTGTGTCGGCGTTTGGAGGAGACCAGTTTGAGGAGGAGCAT GTCAGCGAGAGGCAGAAATTCTTCTCCATTTTCTACATGTCGATCAACGCTGGGAGCCTCTTGTCGACCGTGATTACACCCATGCTGAGAG gtgatgtgcagtgtttcGGCGGTGACTGCTACGCTCTGGCCTTCGGGGTTCCTGCAGCTCTGATGGTCGTGGCTTTAG TTGTGTTCAGTGCTGGCAGCGGGCTATACAAGAGGAATCCTCCCCAGGGAAACATCCTATTGGAAGTCTGCAATTGCATCGGG tttgccatCAAAAACCGCTGGAATAGATCAAAGAATGACCCTCAGAGGAAGCACTGGTTGGACTGGGCTGAGGACAAGTACTCT AAGCGTCTGATCCAGGAGATTAAAATGGTGCTGCGGGTTTTGGTGCTTTACATCCCGCTGCCAATGTTCTGGGCTTTGTTTGATCAGCAG GGTTCCCGCTGGACACTTCAAGCCACAAGGATGAACATGGCTTTT GGAGATTCCTTCGTCATTAAGCCTGACCAAATGCAG ATGTTGAACGCTCTGCTGATTCTTCTTTTTGTGCCCATCTTTGACCTCCTCATATATCCGCTCGCTGGCCTTTGCAGAATCAAAATCAC GCCTCTAAGGAAAATGGCCACAGGGATGATTTTTGCAGCGCTGGCCTTCGGAGCGGCCACACTGGTGGAGGTGAACGTTGTG AAAACGGTGGTGGATCCTGCACCTGCAGGGAAGTGTCTCCTGCAGGTCTTTAATCTGGCAGGAGGTAATGTCACTCTAAAGATCCCCGGCAGCGACACGTTTCCAGAGCCGATCCAGTACCTTCAG GACCCCCCTAAATATGAGATGCTCCCACTGGCGGCGTCTGGCAAGGAAATGAAGATTCAAGTCACCCTCAATGGAGAAACCTCAGAGTGTAACCACACGTTGGACCAACAGAAGGCATACAGTCTCATCTTATACTCCGAAACACCTGGAATCCGCTGCAAACTT GTGGACGACtacataaagaaaaatgaagatgGAAATCCTCTCCTGAG GTTCCTCAACACACAGCCTGAGGCATTAAGCCTAACTGTTGGAGATGTGACTTTCCACGTGCCCTCTGGTTACAGCATGTCTCCCAACAAGACTGTGGATCGGGGAGA ATACCCAGATGTCAGCTGCAGCTCACAGTCAGTCAAGTGCTCTAATCTTGACCTGGGCCTGCTGGACTTTGGAGCTTCCTATACTGTCATACTCACGGAG GAATCAGGTCAAATTGTGGCTCACAAGTTGGAGGACGTAAAAGCCAACAACGTGCACATTGCCTGGCAGATCCCCCAGTACGTCCTCATAACTATCGGAGAGGTCATGTTCTCCATCACGGGCCTGGAGTTCTCCTACTCACAG GCTCCAGTCAACATGAAGTCAGTCCTGCAGGCCGGCTGGCTGCTCACCGTTGCATTTGGGAACGTGATAGTGCTGATTGTGGCAGAGGGTGCAGGACTGGAACAG TGGAAAGAGTTCCTGCTGTttgcctgcctgctgctgggCGTCTGCATCATCTTCTCCGTCATGGCTTACTTCTACACCTACGTTGACCCTGACCAGCTGAACAAGGTTTACCTGGAGGAagcagaaagggaggaagaCGACGACCAAGACGACGTGAAGGAAAAAACGAATGACATGCACCTGAAGAAGCAGCGGAAGAGCACCAGACTGTAA